From the genome of Triticum aestivum cultivar Chinese Spring chromosome 3B, IWGSC CS RefSeq v2.1, whole genome shotgun sequence, one region includes:
- the LOC123065241 gene encoding phenylcoumaran benzylic ether reductase Pyrc5-like, translating into MSLPTLPKPSQAKHAPVQHQLLPTSNNISFFHCRRRDRSTMSRILVIGATGNIGQHLVTASLNAGHRTAVLVRPATVASDSDKAKLLNSLEARGVTVVYGDMNDHGSLVGAIKQHGEVVISAVGHGRPEELDGQIKIIEAIKEAGHVKRFVPSEFGCDVEHHAEHTLEPAKSMIVESKLRVRRALRDAGIPHTIICSYWAIGLLFSTLGNSGENGPLSTGVDIFGDKKSRAIFVDEKDMSKLTIRAVEDPRTLDKILHVRPPANMRSFGQLLHLLEKKTGRTFERHYVTEQELAKKIQEAPFPLNFQLAMVHSTLVHGGACERAVDPEVEVEATRLYPDVQFATVEECLDGLLL; encoded by the exons ATGTCTCTGCCAACACTGCCTAAGCCAAGCCAAGCCAAACACGCGCCTGTTCAACACCAACTTCTTCCAACTAGCAACAACATCAGCTTCTTCCactgccggcgacgagatcgatcGACAATGAGCAGGATACTGGTGATCGGCGCGACGGGGAACATCGGGCAGCACCTTGTGACGGCGAGCCTTAACGCTGGCCACCGGACTGCCGTGCTCGTCCGCCCGGCCACCGTCGCATCCGACTCCGACAAGGCGAAGCTCTTGAACTCGCTCGAGGCCCGCGGAGTCACTGTTGTCTAC GGGGACATGAACGACCACGGGAGCTTGGTGGGGGCGATCAAGCAGCATGGGGAGGTCGTAATCTCCGCCGTCGGACACGGCAGGCCGGAGGAGCTGGACGGCCAGATCAAGATCATCGAAGCGATAAAGGAGGCTGGGCATGTGAAG CGTTTTGTGCCATCTGAATTCGGCTGTGACGTGGAGCATCATGCCGAACACACTCTCGAGCCGGCAAAGAGCATGATAGTAGAATCCAAGCTTCGAGTTCGGCGAGCCCTCAGAGACGCAGGGATTCCTCACACCATCATCTGCAGCTACTGGGCCATTGGCTTGCTGTTTTCTACACTCGGCAACTCCGGAGAAAATGGCCCTCTGTCGACAGGGGTGGACATCTTTGGTGATAAAAAATCACGAG CCATCTTTGTAGACGAGAAGGATATGAGCAAGCTGACCATAAGAGCCGTGGAGGACCCACGAACGCTTGACAAGATCCTGCACGTGCGCCCTCCCGCCAACATGCGCTCCTTCGGCCAGCTCCTCCATCTCCTGGAGAAAAAAACCGGCAGGACGTTCGAGAGGCACTACGTCACGGAACAGGAGCTCGCCAAGAAAATCCAAG AGGCTCCGTTCCCTCTCAACTTTCAGCTGGCGATGGTGCACTCGACGCTGGTGCACGGCGGGGCGTGTGAGCGTGCCGTCGACCCGGAAGTCGAAGTGGAGGCGACGCGGCTGTACCCGGACGTACAGTTCGCCACGGTGGAGGAGTGCCTGGATGGCCTTCTTCTCTGA